A portion of the Algimonas porphyrae genome contains these proteins:
- a CDS encoding nitrilase-related carbon-nitrogen hydrolase, which yields MIYRRSFFGISALALLAACATAGTPSIAADVTAPILVKPDGSYDTVPLAKDVITLKVMQTTVKNLSDYPTIEEGLQGNLAHMKAMADKACTTGSKPDILLYHEFPLTGYSSGTRTEKLKYTVQMPGPETEFLGEIARDCDTYIVFGSYATDDDWPGHILSLNGVINTQGELVETFWKTRNIKRLYPDREITTTTIESVRDRYRAMYGPEAEFPVVKTEFGNLAVSTVQFDPFVFAAYSMRGAEIMLRTATLFADYDVMATAAQNNVYSAMANIAFDIPGYDAGESIIVDNWGKVLAKSESKTEDDIIEAQIPIAEFREGRRIPNFAIDVTMPVIEQYVQEFPLNHMDVPREELPETGQAMKALMERASRFNSDEEKAKYEGK from the coding sequence ATGATCTATCGGCGTAGCTTTTTCGGGATTTCGGCGCTGGCTCTTCTGGCAGCCTGCGCAACGGCAGGGACGCCGTCCATCGCAGCCGATGTGACGGCCCCGATTCTGGTCAAGCCGGATGGGTCCTATGATACCGTCCCGCTGGCCAAGGACGTGATCACCCTGAAAGTGATGCAAACGACGGTCAAGAACCTGTCCGACTATCCGACCATCGAAGAAGGCCTACAGGGCAATCTCGCGCATATGAAGGCGATGGCGGACAAGGCCTGCACAACGGGCAGCAAGCCGGACATATTGCTCTATCACGAGTTTCCACTGACGGGCTATTCGTCCGGCACGCGGACGGAAAAGCTCAAATATACGGTCCAGATGCCGGGGCCGGAAACGGAGTTTCTGGGCGAGATCGCCCGCGACTGCGACACCTATATTGTGTTCGGATCCTATGCGACGGATGATGACTGGCCCGGTCATATTTTGTCGCTTAACGGCGTAATCAACACGCAAGGCGAACTGGTCGAAACCTTCTGGAAGACCCGCAATATCAAGCGGCTCTATCCTGACCGGGAAATCACCACGACCACGATCGAAAGCGTGCGGGACCGCTACCGCGCCATGTACGGCCCGGAAGCGGAGTTTCCGGTGGTCAAGACCGAGTTCGGAAATCTGGCTGTCTCGACTGTGCAGTTCGACCCGTTTGTCTTTGCCGCCTATTCGATGCGCGGGGCGGAGATCATGCTGCGCACGGCCACCCTGTTCGCCGACTACGACGTGATGGCAACGGCGGCGCAGAACAATGTCTATTCCGCCATGGCCAATATCGCCTTCGACATTCCGGGCTATGATGCGGGCGAGTCGATCATTGTCGATAATTGGGGCAAGGTGCTGGCCAAGTCAGAGTCCAAGACCGAAGACGACATCATCGAAGCGCAGATCCCGATCGCCGAATTCCGCGAAGGGCGGCGCATTCCCAACTTCGCGATCGATGTGACCATGCCGGTAATCGAGCAATATGTGCAGGAATTTCCGCTCAATCACATGGACGTGCCGCGCGAAGAACTACCCGAAACAGGACAGGCGATGAAGGCGTTGATGGAGCGGGCTTCGCGCTTCAACTCGGACGAAGAAAAAGCGAAGTATGAAGGCAAATAG
- the bfr gene encoding bacterioferritin — MKSDSQVIAHLNKALKAELTAINQYFLHSRMLKDWGVTRLAKKEYDESIEEMNHADEIIERILFLGGLPNLQDLGKLHIGEDVREILECDMKLEEHAIPMYKDAIQYCESVQDYGTRDLLQRILVEEEEHVDFLETQFDQIKQMGIERYIQMQSTAADAEG; from the coding sequence ATGAAATCAGATTCACAAGTCATCGCTCATCTCAACAAGGCGCTGAAGGCTGAACTGACGGCGATCAACCAGTATTTCCTGCATTCGCGCATGCTCAAGGACTGGGGCGTGACGCGTCTGGCCAAGAAGGAATATGACGAATCCATCGAGGAGATGAACCACGCCGATGAGATTATCGAGCGGATTCTCTTTCTCGGCGGTCTTCCGAACCTGCAGGATCTCGGCAAGCTGCATATTGGCGAGGACGTCAGGGAAATCCTCGAATGCGACATGAAACTCGAAGAGCACGCCATCCCGATGTATAAGGACGCGATCCAATATTGCGAATCTGTGCAGGATTACGGCACGCGCGATCTGTTGCAACGTATCCTCGTCGAAGAGGAAGAACATGTCGACTTTCTGGAAACGCAATTCGATCAGATCAAGCAGATGGGGATCGAACGCTATATCCAGATGCAGAGCACGGCAGCAGACGCAGAGGGCTAG
- a CDS encoding VOC family protein: MPLHIDYVEFTSPRLEATQAFFDAAFGWSFVDYGSDYRDIQQAGLGAGLERGDLAPPLVVLKSTDLEADRDRLIATGAELTRDIFEFPGGRRFEFREPGGTVMAVWATLEGPTEG; encoded by the coding sequence ATGCCGCTGCATATTGACTATGTCGAGTTCACTTCGCCGCGGCTGGAGGCAACGCAGGCCTTCTTCGACGCCGCCTTCGGCTGGTCCTTCGTGGATTATGGCTCGGATTATCGTGATATACAGCAGGCCGGTCTGGGCGCCGGACTGGAGCGCGGTGATCTGGCTCCGCCTCTGGTCGTACTGAAATCCACCGATCTTGAAGCTGACAGAGACAGGCTGATTGCGACCGGGGCGGAACTGACGCGGGATATTTTCGAGTTTCCCGGCGGGCGACGGTTCGAATTCCGTGAACCCGGCGGAACGGTCATGGCCGTCTGGGCGACGCTGGAAGGCCCGACAGAAGGCTGA
- a CDS encoding DUF4214 domain-containing protein, which produces MRRIDTPNDIDFTDGLSGLSLAPQAKTDATTVLQADGPVTLSNTGPGLAATGDVGLVGAVGDAGGNFGEITVLEDGGYVVTWVNGFDFFLSGFQINSIAARIFNADGTPRTNAFRVNDDNAFSYADPEVISLTDGGFAVAWSALNPEGGDQLDTYVQTFDADGTARGNQTLVASTTEDDQQIPTMARTDVGFIIVWVDERSDDFFDADIYGRYFNNDGRATSEDFLIASTDSDLFQPEVIITADCQVVVVTDTNTYSFEGDGSSNPLITRTAIPEHSDGDEVDAALIGNSGYVYVSTWEGVLTAFVSANGSTGPFTAVTIADNGSETRYQPAITAVEGGFVVAWQQENQDNQTFDIYVQLFDIQGNAQGEPALVHASTDGQQSEPWISQMADGSIVVGWTSDQPVDGAAPSDLYTQTYTLPDGFGIADDGRSLGGDCGGSGVPLPTGLERALSSGQVGSITIDGNSTLFTDTRSSGVGDPVVQVRDLNGDGFDDIYVIDTGAFPGPSYIFFGSENGIGQRSEAQADARIAFADGSTVNATLSLAGDINGDGVGDVIVYTGNVDEIAVIFGGTTDFSQPINVSTLDGTNGFRILGNNNDVPIFFGDVNGDGIDDLNITGGGDQTIIFGSRDGFAAVIDPDDASTFNGVSYTPANGISASLRAAEDINGDGFLDLIYNGGDENDTTINNEWVVYFGTESGVVFPEFTEGFFDPAADVGLGLRSNQPLAASSIAGATLLDFNGDGITDYAALVGGVVRMFYGDSEILTQSPSEGSVFLGNTDVNIEYTDRTTAGQGPGLLAIDFNGDGYDDLVTGINRATGSPEGDSLLVIYGGEGLTGDLTAGDQAATFVYDFGEDVFFAAGGGGGGVFAVGDVNGDGLEDVGIRSFGFGTGTDEDILIFYGQERTSRYDGTAGDDVRTGNSWVDFMLGLNGNDTLDGAGGNDNIFGGFGRDIVIGGAGNDVLVGDIDVGLSDIEGIIYRAFVAVFGRDPDLAGFDIYLQGILIGNLTVADMLAEFIGSAEFQATYGNLTNTQFLEQLYQNVLGRAGDPAGLQAYLDALEAGSLTRAEIVIEFINSAEFIDLISLDAFAFATNVIVSPTQAALYRLYQAVFDRDPDAAGFELYSNGLDINTVELAAIAAEFVASAEFTATYGSLDNQAFIELLYQNVFNRDADAAGLQNYLNALESGALSRAEVVLDLAMSNEFRTLTEAAAEAFVDAYNNVLGDTLDGGLGDDALFGGRGIDTFIFDLVNGGNDRIADFEIGVDVIDGLDGLTFEEIMAAATQVGADVLFDFAAGITLTLSNVDLDDLTRDDFGLAASAQKAIDDRAVVSELPVDAVPVEELAQLSKQDVDMFVLDELIDFGLF; this is translated from the coding sequence GCGACGCATCGACACCCCGAATGATATCGACTTTACCGATGGCCTGTCTGGCCTCTCCCTGGCCCCTCAGGCCAAGACGGATGCGACAACGGTCTTGCAGGCGGACGGACCCGTGACCCTGTCTAATACGGGGCCGGGCCTGGCGGCGACTGGAGATGTTGGTCTGGTCGGTGCCGTCGGCGACGCAGGCGGCAATTTTGGTGAAATTACAGTGCTGGAGGATGGCGGTTACGTCGTCACCTGGGTCAATGGGTTCGACTTCTTCCTGTCGGGTTTTCAGATCAACAGTATCGCCGCACGCATCTTCAATGCCGACGGAACGCCACGGACCAACGCCTTCCGCGTCAATGACGACAATGCCTTTTCCTATGCCGATCCGGAAGTGATCAGCTTGACGGATGGCGGGTTCGCCGTCGCTTGGTCCGCGCTCAATCCCGAAGGCGGCGACCAGCTGGACACGTACGTTCAGACATTCGATGCCGATGGGACGGCGCGAGGCAACCAGACTCTGGTTGCGTCCACAACAGAAGACGATCAGCAGATCCCGACCATGGCCCGCACGGATGTCGGCTTCATCATCGTCTGGGTCGATGAGCGGTCCGACGACTTCTTCGATGCGGATATTTACGGGCGCTATTTCAACAATGATGGTCGCGCGACCAGTGAAGATTTCCTGATCGCCAGCACGGACAGTGATCTGTTCCAGCCCGAAGTCATTATTACGGCCGATTGTCAGGTCGTTGTGGTCACGGACACCAATACCTATTCTTTCGAAGGGGACGGGTCCTCCAATCCTCTCATCACCCGGACGGCTATTCCTGAACATTCCGACGGCGATGAAGTCGATGCCGCCCTGATCGGGAACTCCGGCTATGTCTATGTCTCGACCTGGGAGGGCGTGCTGACGGCCTTCGTCTCGGCGAACGGTTCGACAGGTCCGTTCACGGCGGTGACGATCGCGGATAATGGCTCCGAGACCCGCTATCAGCCCGCGATAACGGCGGTCGAAGGCGGGTTCGTCGTCGCCTGGCAGCAGGAAAACCAGGACAATCAAACCTTCGACATCTATGTCCAGCTGTTCGACATTCAGGGCAATGCACAGGGCGAACCTGCGCTCGTCCATGCCTCCACAGACGGTCAGCAATCCGAGCCCTGGATCAGCCAGATGGCGGACGGGTCGATTGTCGTCGGCTGGACTTCGGATCAGCCGGTCGACGGGGCAGCGCCGTCGGATCTCTATACGCAGACCTACACATTGCCAGACGGTTTCGGCATCGCGGATGATGGCCGTTCGCTAGGCGGCGATTGTGGCGGCTCGGGTGTGCCTCTGCCGACTGGACTGGAGCGCGCCCTTTCCAGCGGACAGGTGGGCAGTATCACGATCGACGGAAATAGCACGTTGTTCACCGATACGCGAAGCAGCGGTGTCGGTGACCCGGTCGTCCAAGTCCGTGATCTGAACGGCGACGGTTTCGACGACATCTATGTCATCGATACGGGCGCGTTCCCTGGTCCCAGCTATATTTTCTTTGGTTCGGAAAACGGGATCGGGCAGCGTAGTGAGGCGCAGGCCGACGCCAGGATTGCCTTTGCTGACGGGTCTACGGTCAATGCCACACTTTCCCTGGCGGGCGACATTAATGGCGACGGTGTCGGCGATGTCATCGTTTATACGGGCAATGTTGATGAGATCGCCGTCATCTTTGGTGGAACGACCGATTTCTCCCAGCCGATCAATGTGTCCACATTGGACGGAACCAATGGCTTCCGGATTCTGGGGAACAATAATGATGTCCCGATCTTTTTCGGCGATGTGAATGGTGACGGGATTGATGATCTGAATATCACCGGCGGGGGTGATCAGACGATCATCTTCGGATCGCGCGACGGTTTTGCCGCAGTCATCGATCCGGATGATGCCAGCACGTTCAATGGTGTCAGCTATACACCGGCCAACGGTATTTCGGCTTCGCTGCGCGCTGCCGAAGACATTAATGGCGACGGTTTTCTTGACCTGATCTATAATGGGGGTGACGAGAACGACACGACGATCAACAATGAATGGGTCGTCTATTTCGGAACTGAAAGCGGTGTCGTCTTCCCGGAATTTACCGAAGGCTTTTTCGATCCAGCGGCAGATGTCGGTCTCGGTCTTCGAAGCAATCAGCCTCTGGCCGCCAGCTCCATTGCGGGAGCGACCCTGCTCGATTTCAACGGGGATGGCATTACGGATTACGCCGCACTGGTCGGCGGGGTCGTCCGGATGTTTTACGGCGACAGCGAGATACTGACGCAGAGCCCGTCCGAAGGGTCGGTCTTTCTCGGCAATACCGACGTGAATATCGAATATACGGATCGCACAACTGCCGGGCAGGGGCCGGGCTTGCTGGCGATCGATTTCAATGGCGATGGCTATGACGATCTGGTGACCGGGATCAACCGCGCCACGGGTAGTCCGGAAGGCGACAGCCTGCTGGTTATATATGGTGGCGAAGGGCTGACCGGGGATCTGACCGCGGGCGATCAGGCGGCGACGTTCGTCTATGATTTCGGTGAAGATGTCTTCTTTGCCGCCGGCGGTGGGGGCGGCGGCGTATTCGCCGTCGGCGACGTTAATGGTGACGGGCTCGAAGATGTCGGAATCCGGTCTTTCGGTTTCGGAACCGGGACAGACGAAGACATTCTGATCTTCTACGGCCAGGAACGTACATCGCGCTATGACGGCACGGCGGGCGACGATGTGCGGACCGGTAATAGCTGGGTTGATTTCATGCTCGGTCTGAATGGCAATGACACGCTGGACGGGGCTGGGGGCAATGATAATATCTTTGGCGGCTTTGGGCGCGACATCGTCATAGGCGGGGCCGGCAACGACGTTCTCGTCGGTGATATCGATGTCGGCCTGTCTGATATTGAAGGCATCATCTACCGGGCTTTTGTCGCCGTCTTCGGGCGCGATCCTGATCTGGCAGGCTTCGACATCTATCTGCAGGGCATTCTGATCGGCAATCTGACAGTGGCCGACATGCTGGCCGAGTTCATCGGATCGGCAGAGTTCCAAGCAACCTACGGCAATCTGACGAACACGCAGTTCCTGGAACAACTCTATCAGAACGTGCTGGGGCGTGCGGGCGATCCGGCGGGGCTGCAAGCCTATCTGGATGCGCTGGAAGCCGGCAGTCTGACGCGTGCAGAGATCGTCATTGAATTCATCAATAGCGCAGAATTCATCGATCTGATCTCACTGGATGCCTTTGCGTTTGCGACCAATGTCATCGTTTCGCCGACGCAGGCGGCCCTTTACCGTCTCTATCAGGCCGTTTTCGATCGGGATCCCGATGCGGCCGGGTTCGAGCTCTATTCAAACGGTCTTGATATCAATACGGTGGAACTGGCCGCGATCGCCGCCGAGTTCGTGGCGTCTGCCGAGTTCACGGCGACCTATGGCTCGCTAGACAATCAGGCCTTCATCGAGCTGCTCTATCAGAATGTGTTCAACCGGGATGCCGATGCGGCGGGCCTGCAGAATTATCTCAATGCGCTGGAAAGCGGCGCATTGAGCCGAGCCGAAGTTGTGCTGGATCTGGCCATGAGCAATGAGTTCAGGACATTGACCGAAGCCGCCGCCGAAGCTTTCGTCGATGCCTATAATAATGTTCTGGGCGATACGCTGGACGGCGGGCTGGGCGATGATGCGCTGTTTGGCGGGCGCGGGATCGATACGTTTATTTTCGACCTGGTGAATGGCGGCAATGACCGGATCGCTGATTTCGAAATCGGTGTCGACGTGATTGACGGGCTCGACGGGCTTACATTCGAGGAAATCATGGCGGCCGCCACGCAGGTCGGGGCCGATGTGCTGTTCGACTTTGCCGCCGGGATTACGCTGACCCTGTCCAATGTCGATCTGGACGATCTGACGCGTGACGATTTCGGTCTGGCCGCCAGCGCACAGAAGGCCATCGACGACAGGGCTGTCGTCTCCGAACTGCCGGTGGATGCCGTCCCGGTCGAGGAGTTGGCGCAGCTGTCGAAACAGGACGTCGATATGTTTGTCCTGGATGAGCTGATCGATTTTGGGCTGTTCTAG
- a CDS encoding serine hydrolase domain-containing protein — translation MKLFLKILLGFILLIALAIGILWFAAKQSNKPGPPADPLTSLDDAGLKAAIDGIAAERKLVGMAAKVMVGGDVIAQAVTGWRTKDEQTALQLDDLYHMGSIGKSMSATAIARLVEAGAMSWDDTLGSRLSDMEMDAAWADVTLSQLLTHTASIPRGPISGMINQVSEPVRLAEVRREMAATLLSEPPRVAPGSAFAYSNEGFMLASLMAEEATGEHWETIIRTQLAAPLSMDRLGFGAPTGEDTAEVPWGHRKLGPAKIAADPSEAADNPPWMAAAGTMHMGLDDLLSYAQAHLDAGQSSQAILSPATFERLHTPDMNDYAYGWVVQSRDLGDGPEPVIWHNGSNTMWYALLVLLPDRNAAITLVTNDGSQLSLTQRRFDAFAMEIAEAISTRG, via the coding sequence ATGAAACTCTTCCTCAAGATCCTACTCGGTTTCATTCTGCTGATCGCCTTGGCCATCGGCATCCTCTGGTTTGCGGCGAAGCAGTCGAACAAGCCTGGACCGCCTGCGGATCCCCTAACGTCACTGGACGATGCGGGTCTGAAGGCCGCCATTGACGGTATTGCTGCGGAGCGCAAGCTGGTTGGCATGGCCGCGAAAGTGATGGTGGGGGGCGACGTCATCGCCCAAGCCGTCACGGGCTGGCGCACCAAGGACGAACAGACCGCCCTGCAGCTGGACGACCTCTATCACATGGGCTCGATCGGCAAATCGATGAGCGCGACCGCGATTGCGCGGCTGGTCGAAGCCGGCGCGATGAGTTGGGACGATACGCTCGGCAGCCGGCTGAGCGATATGGAGATGGACGCGGCTTGGGCGGATGTGACCCTGTCGCAGCTGCTGACCCATACCGCGAGCATTCCGCGTGGGCCGATTTCCGGCATGATCAATCAGGTATCCGAACCGGTCCGCCTCGCCGAAGTGAGGCGTGAAATGGCGGCAACCCTGCTGTCCGAGCCGCCGCGCGTGGCGCCGGGCAGCGCCTTTGCCTATTCCAATGAGGGGTTCATGCTGGCGTCCCTGATGGCGGAAGAGGCGACGGGGGAACACTGGGAAACCATCATCCGGACGCAACTGGCCGCGCCGCTATCGATGGACAGGCTGGGCTTCGGCGCCCCGACAGGCGAGGACACAGCCGAGGTTCCATGGGGACATCGCAAGCTGGGCCCGGCCAAGATCGCAGCTGACCCCTCGGAGGCGGCGGACAATCCGCCATGGATGGCCGCCGCCGGGACAATGCACATGGGACTGGATGATCTTTTGTCCTACGCGCAGGCGCATCTGGATGCAGGACAGTCCAGTCAGGCCATTCTCAGCCCGGCCACCTTCGAGCGGCTGCATACGCCGGACATGAACGATTACGCCTATGGCTGGGTCGTACAGAGCCGCGATCTGGGCGACGGCCCGGAGCCCGTCATCTGGCACAATGGATCGAACACCATGTGGTATGCGCTGCTGGTCCTGCTGCCCGACCGCAATGCGGCCATCACGCTGGTCACCAATGACGGATCGCAACTGAGCCTGACCCAGCGCCGCTTCGACGCCTTTGCGATGGAGATTGCGGAAGCGATCAGCACGCGCGGCTGA
- a CDS encoding bacterioferritin-associated ferredoxin, which produces MRRTDLVIHCICNNINTRAVEAAASQGAETAACVQRACGTRFQCGQCRSDIDARLQSWRKSRPMLDAAE; this is translated from the coding sequence TTGCGTAGAACCGATCTCGTGATCCATTGCATCTGCAACAATATCAACACACGCGCCGTCGAAGCGGCGGCTTCTCAGGGCGCTGAAACGGCGGCCTGTGTGCAGCGTGCGTGTGGAACGCGGTTTCAATGTGGTCAGTGCCGCAGCGATATCGATGCCCGGTTGCAGAGCTGGCGCAAGAGCCGCCCGATGCTGGACGCAGCCGAATAG